One Gimesia aquarii DNA segment encodes these proteins:
- a CDS encoding VOC family protein, which produces MEVDHLDHLVLTVKDIEATIQFYESVMGMQKISFGDGRFALTFGNQKINLHELGNEFEPKAGNVKEGSADLCFIINTPVEDAIKHVQSLDVDIIEGPVIRTGAVGKIVSAYFRDPDGNLIEISNYEEQ; this is translated from the coding sequence ATGGAAGTTGATCATCTGGACCATCTGGTTTTAACCGTCAAAGATATCGAAGCCACAATTCAATTTTATGAATCAGTGATGGGAATGCAAAAAATCTCGTTTGGGGATGGACGATTTGCGCTGACATTTGGCAATCAGAAAATCAACCTGCACGAGCTAGGTAATGAATTCGAACCCAAAGCCGGAAATGTAAAGGAAGGGAGTGCTGATCTCTGCTTTATCATCAATACCCCTGTTGAAGATGCCATCAAGCATGTGCAAAGCCTGGATGTGGATATTATTGAAGGTCCTGTGATACGTACCGGCGCGGTCGGGAAAATTGTCTCGGCTTACTTTCGTGATCCTGATGGGAATCTGATTGAGATCTCAAATTATGAAGAGCAGTAG
- a CDS encoding DUF5946 family protein, producing MAKQKGLLIPKPTKMPNKERQCPGCRLRMPADTAAAYDGYYHCSPECWSIYSEVLGTQFSNAIIFGQVHQMTVDAYALQHAGGSHKNKSITIHLAGLHAAYDLGIPQTQIPRLLQQLANYVQHWPYYVPPLSTGPMTAFDIALAGTTEEHILRVKKWADFVWDAWSDHHTKIASLVSSHLH from the coding sequence ATGGCAAAACAGAAAGGGCTCTTAATTCCAAAGCCTACTAAGATGCCTAACAAAGAGCGTCAGTGTCCTGGTTGCCGACTGCGAATGCCTGCCGATACAGCCGCAGCCTATGACGGATATTACCACTGTTCTCCTGAGTGCTGGAGTATTTATAGCGAAGTTCTGGGAACTCAATTCAGTAACGCGATTATCTTTGGACAGGTTCATCAGATGACGGTTGATGCCTATGCACTTCAGCATGCAGGTGGTTCTCATAAGAATAAGTCGATTACGATTCATCTTGCTGGTCTGCATGCGGCATATGATCTCGGAATACCTCAGACACAGATTCCCCGTTTACTCCAGCAGCTTGCGAATTATGTCCAACATTGGCCTTATTATGTACCTCCACTATCCACTGGTCCGATGACAGCCTTCGATATTGCGCTGGCAGGTACGACGGAAGAACATATCTTGCGAGTCAAGAAGTGGGCGGATTTCGTTTGGGATGCCTGGTCGGATCACCATACAAAAATTGCGTCTCTCGTTTCGTCACATTTGCATTAG
- a CDS encoding DUF1559 domain-containing protein, whose protein sequence is MNLKHQRKRGFTLIELLVVIAIIAILIALLLPAVQQAREAARRSTCKNNLKQLGLALHNYHETHRVFPFSTVCRVNAASNALGATSNTRQGWFHMILPFVDQAPLYNQITPRIQANQFPGGWPEATTRVAMFSCPSDPKAGKIGQQGFHGNYLLCSGSEHQGIAGIYPRLNGMFYNLSSTKMRDVVDGMSTTIMGSEINIAEDGIPASGPGNVLCGGTHDLRGRYHNSYHNGGLTFTTIRPPNTPTGDVAQYCNGTEDAPCRACQSGENEIHARSRHEGGVHALMGDGAVRFVSENIDTILFRALGTREGKETIGEF, encoded by the coding sequence ATGAATCTGAAGCATCAGCGGAAACGAGGGTTTACACTAATCGAACTATTAGTGGTTATCGCCATCATTGCGATCCTGATCGCACTATTATTACCAGCGGTACAACAAGCACGCGAAGCTGCTAGACGTTCAACATGTAAAAATAATCTGAAACAACTTGGACTGGCATTACACAACTATCATGAAACGCATCGTGTGTTTCCATTCTCAACCGTGTGTCGTGTTAATGCTGCCTCTAATGCACTAGGAGCCACTTCGAATACAAGACAGGGATGGTTTCACATGATTCTTCCGTTTGTCGATCAGGCCCCCCTGTATAATCAAATTACTCCCCGTATTCAGGCAAATCAGTTTCCCGGAGGCTGGCCTGAAGCCACGACACGAGTTGCGATGTTCAGTTGTCCTTCCGATCCTAAAGCGGGCAAGATCGGGCAACAGGGGTTTCATGGTAATTATCTGCTGTGTTCCGGATCGGAACACCAAGGTATTGCGGGTATCTACCCTAGATTAAACGGAATGTTTTACAACCTCTCCAGTACAAAAATGCGTGATGTGGTTGATGGTATGTCAACGACAATTATGGGAAGTGAAATCAATATTGCCGAAGATGGGATTCCCGCATCAGGACCGGGCAATGTCCTCTGCGGTGGTACACACGATCTACGTGGACGTTATCACAACAGCTACCACAACGGTGGTTTGACATTTACGACAATCCGACCACCGAATACTCCTACCGGAGATGTCGCTCAATATTGTAATGGTACTGAAGACGCACCCTGCCGTGCCTGTCAATCTGGCGAGAATGAAATTCACGCTCGTAGCCGTCATGAAGGGGGTGTGCATGCTTTGATGGGTGATGGTGCTGTTCGCTTTGTTTCTGAAAATATCGATACGATTCTCTTTCGGGCGCTGGGAACCCGTGAAGGAAAAGAGACGATCGGAGAATTCTAA
- a CDS encoding fused MFS/spermidine synthase encodes MKDPLSEQPAPPLMLSLMLLVSGSCALVFQVVWIRELRLVFGATTASSAAVLAIFMAGLGLGNWLFGRRIDNSLLPLRLYGLLEVGIALSAGLSPFLIDFVRYFYVEVGGQSVLGPGLATLLRLLAAALILSIPTIMMGGTLPAAARAVSIDADQNRRSVAFLYGLNTFGAVIGAGLANFMLLEAFGNRTVLWSACGLNLLLAATALRLSKKLSSVPHKQTKQQTKELSQSSPLKQEPSRIGVVCVSAGIVGFVFFLMEIVWYRMLGPLLGGTTYTFGLILCIALLGIGVGGALYGIVARYLKPSLPFLAAICAVEALLIAIPFWYGDQIAFWVIDQQSEFVASFGDQIWNWFQVGAFVIFPASLVAGFQFPLLIAIAGKGRENVGKHVGWTFASNTLGAISGSIAGGFFLLPIMTAPGLWRFAICLLICLGIVITVFSHRWKSPFVIITAAASLFAILGIAGTGPTAVWRHSGIGANRAKIDGTGRNAEQNFANTKKRQCIWQAEGRESSVAITATDSLAFIVNGKSDGNAYGDAGTQIGLGLIGPLLHKSPKRGLVIGLGTGESAGWMADVEEINTVDVVELEPAVLHMSERCAQVNRNALENPKLQVHFNDAREYLLTVKAQYDIIVSEPSNPYRAGIANLYTREFYESVSSKLNENGLFLQWVQGYEVDDHTVIIVLQTIRSVFPNIQIWRTKARDMVVVCGKSESAFQQDIELLRKRFTERTIQEGLKLGWRVSDIEGIFAHYVCGDTTIDKLLKEHADLLNQDDQNFLEYAFAKTVGKTTRFSIEDLHLLAMKLDDNSPVSSDELNSETIAQRRLAMHLHLGGSIPIVKHLSETQQNRAGAYNLYLMKRYSEAVERFKEVDIDKSCSIELMVYAHSLAEAGLPIPEDIMEILNQNNKTEAAAINAIAYFQQRQLDLALQMILVAFERLQTNPWGSPLLLDSVLRKAVALSDIDDRTALPIYEQLNQPFSMYRLENKRLVVRYIISEKLESEHIVEALKSMEPHVPWKGWLLESRAKAYAAEQHPLSEKAKRDLKLFRTWNH; translated from the coding sequence TTGAAAGATCCGTTGTCAGAGCAACCAGCCCCCCCATTGATGTTATCGCTGATGCTCCTTGTTTCGGGCAGTTGCGCGCTGGTTTTTCAAGTGGTTTGGATACGTGAGCTACGTCTTGTATTCGGAGCAACAACTGCTTCTTCTGCTGCCGTCCTGGCAATTTTCATGGCAGGATTAGGTTTAGGAAATTGGCTCTTTGGCAGGCGTATCGATAATTCACTGCTTCCTCTTCGACTCTACGGGTTGCTTGAAGTGGGAATCGCATTGTCTGCGGGACTCAGTCCATTTCTAATTGATTTCGTGCGATACTTTTATGTCGAAGTCGGTGGACAATCGGTCCTCGGTCCCGGGCTGGCCACTCTTCTTCGACTCCTGGCAGCGGCCCTCATACTTTCCATTCCCACTATCATGATGGGAGGTACGCTACCTGCTGCAGCGCGTGCTGTGTCAATTGATGCAGATCAGAACCGGCGCAGCGTTGCCTTTCTTTATGGATTGAATACGTTCGGTGCCGTTATTGGGGCAGGTTTGGCAAATTTTATGCTCTTGGAAGCATTTGGAAATCGCACCGTATTATGGTCAGCTTGCGGATTAAACCTTCTGCTTGCAGCCACCGCATTACGGTTATCTAAAAAATTGTCATCGGTTCCACATAAGCAGACGAAACAGCAAACAAAGGAACTCTCACAGTCATCCCCCCTTAAACAAGAACCAAGTCGAATCGGAGTCGTCTGTGTTTCAGCTGGAATCGTTGGATTTGTATTCTTTCTTATGGAAATTGTCTGGTATCGGATGCTGGGCCCTTTACTTGGCGGAACGACATATACCTTCGGTTTGATTCTTTGTATCGCGCTGTTGGGTATCGGGGTCGGCGGGGCACTGTATGGAATTGTAGCACGTTATCTGAAACCATCACTCCCGTTTTTAGCAGCAATCTGTGCCGTGGAAGCTTTGTTAATTGCGATCCCCTTCTGGTATGGAGATCAAATTGCGTTCTGGGTAATAGACCAGCAAAGTGAATTCGTCGCATCTTTTGGAGATCAGATTTGGAATTGGTTTCAAGTAGGTGCCTTTGTCATTTTTCCAGCGTCACTGGTGGCTGGTTTTCAATTTCCCTTACTGATTGCAATCGCTGGAAAAGGACGAGAGAACGTAGGAAAACATGTCGGCTGGACTTTTGCTTCTAATACATTAGGCGCGATTTCTGGTTCCATTGCCGGTGGTTTTTTTCTACTCCCGATCATGACTGCACCGGGTCTTTGGCGATTCGCCATCTGTTTACTGATTTGCTTGGGTATAGTGATAACTGTTTTCAGCCATCGATGGAAAAGTCCCTTTGTGATTATCACAGCTGCTGCATCTCTCTTTGCGATCCTCGGAATTGCTGGAACAGGTCCAACCGCGGTCTGGCGTCATTCCGGTATCGGTGCAAACCGAGCAAAAATCGATGGTACCGGACGTAATGCAGAACAAAATTTCGCAAATACCAAGAAACGCCAGTGTATTTGGCAGGCTGAAGGGCGAGAATCAAGTGTCGCCATCACGGCCACGGACAGCCTTGCCTTTATCGTGAATGGAAAAAGCGATGGCAATGCCTATGGCGACGCAGGCACACAAATTGGACTCGGGCTGATTGGCCCGCTTTTACATAAATCTCCAAAGAGGGGATTGGTTATAGGTCTGGGAACGGGTGAGTCTGCAGGCTGGATGGCTGATGTAGAAGAGATCAATACGGTCGATGTTGTTGAACTGGAACCAGCAGTTTTGCATATGTCCGAACGTTGTGCCCAGGTCAATCGCAATGCTTTGGAAAACCCAAAGCTTCAAGTGCACTTTAACGACGCCCGCGAATATTTACTGACTGTGAAAGCACAATACGACATCATTGTATCTGAACCTTCAAACCCGTACCGAGCGGGAATCGCGAATCTTTATACGCGCGAATTTTACGAATCTGTTTCATCAAAGCTCAACGAGAATGGATTATTTCTGCAATGGGTCCAAGGGTATGAAGTTGATGACCACACCGTGATAATTGTTCTCCAAACAATACGATCAGTATTTCCGAACATTCAAATCTGGCGAACGAAGGCGAGAGATATGGTTGTCGTTTGTGGTAAATCAGAATCAGCATTCCAGCAAGACATAGAATTACTTCGAAAGCGTTTCACTGAAAGAACAATACAAGAGGGCCTCAAGCTTGGTTGGCGTGTTAGTGACATTGAGGGCATCTTCGCGCACTATGTTTGCGGTGATACTACGATTGACAAACTTTTGAAGGAACATGCTGATTTGCTTAATCAAGATGACCAAAATTTTCTCGAATATGCATTTGCAAAGACAGTCGGAAAGACAACACGCTTTTCGATAGAAGATCTGCATCTACTGGCAATGAAACTTGATGATAACTCTCCTGTTTCCTCAGATGAATTAAATAGTGAAACCATTGCACAACGCAGGCTTGCCATGCATTTGCATTTAGGTGGATCGATTCCAATAGTAAAACATCTTTCAGAAACTCAACAGAACCGAGCCGGAGCCTATAATCTGTATTTGATGAAACGCTACTCAGAAGCTGTAGAACGATTTAAGGAAGTCGATATCGATAAAAGCTGTTCCATTGAGTTAATGGTATATGCACACTCACTTGCCGAAGCAGGGCTCCCAATCCCTGAAGACATTATGGAGATACTCAATCAAAATAACAAAACGGAAGCCGCTGCAATAAATGCCATTGCATACTTTCAACAACGCCAGCTCGACCTTGCTCTTCAGATGATTTTGGTCGCATTTGAAAGATTACAAACGAATCCTTGGGGAAGTCCGTTACTGTTAGATTCCGTTCTGAGGAAAGCGGTGGCTTTATCGGATATCGATGACAGAACGGCTTTACCAATCTATGAACAACTGAACCAACCGTTTTCTATGTATCGCCTCGAAAATAAACGACTCGTAGTGCGATATATTATCTCTGAGAAGCTGGAATCAGAGCATATCGTAGAAGCCCTGAAATCAATGGAACCGCATGTTCCGTGGAAGGGATGGTTGCTCGAAAGTCGGGCCAAAGCCTACGCCGCCGAACAGCATCCACTCTCTGAGAAAGCAAAAAGGGATCTGAAACTGTTTCGCACCTGGAACCATTAA
- a CDS encoding DUF1501 domain-containing protein, with the protein MSLYHHQHIQTHRKGFSRRSFLKKFSMGAIAAGTLSFHDLMSVSAEELRKEGRAMILLWMAGGPSQLETFDPKPKSSGAGDKKAISTSVSGIEISENWKNTAKVMQDIALIRSMTNKEGNHQRASYQMHTGYIPSGSVKHPSLGSNIAREIGNRELDIPSIVSVGTTNGAGFLGVDYEPFNVSNPGNTPNNVAATVPNQRYQKRLGLLNRLDSEFAGRGGEVVVKNHSKIYNKASSLVLSPQTKVFDFSSEPESLREQYGDNTFGKGCLLARRLVEAGSTFIEVRSNGWDNHANISEVITPISQQVDTGMAALISDLKDRGMLERTLVVWMGEFGRTPKINARGGRDHYPRVFSAAMAGGGVQGGQVIGSSTANGSAVQDRPVSVADLFCSICQSLKVDPKKENMSPLGRPMKIVDGGKVVTELFS; encoded by the coding sequence ATGAGTCTTTATCACCATCAGCATATTCAAACTCATCGCAAAGGTTTTTCACGTCGTAGTTTTCTGAAAAAATTCTCAATGGGGGCTATAGCTGCGGGAACGCTGAGCTTTCACGACTTAATGAGTGTTTCCGCCGAAGAACTGCGTAAAGAAGGGCGTGCGATGATTCTGCTCTGGATGGCCGGAGGCCCCAGCCAGCTTGAAACGTTTGACCCCAAACCAAAGTCATCAGGTGCAGGAGATAAAAAAGCGATCTCTACTTCTGTTTCAGGAATTGAGATTTCTGAAAATTGGAAGAATACTGCTAAGGTGATGCAGGATATCGCCCTCATCCGTTCGATGACCAACAAAGAAGGGAATCATCAACGTGCCTCCTATCAGATGCATACGGGCTATATTCCGTCAGGCAGTGTGAAGCACCCCAGTCTAGGCTCGAATATCGCACGTGAAATCGGTAACCGAGAACTGGATATCCCCTCGATTGTTTCTGTGGGAACAACCAATGGCGCAGGGTTCCTGGGGGTTGATTATGAACCGTTCAACGTTTCTAACCCGGGAAATACTCCCAATAATGTGGCTGCTACCGTACCGAACCAACGATATCAAAAACGATTAGGATTATTAAACCGTCTGGATTCTGAGTTTGCCGGACGGGGGGGCGAAGTCGTAGTGAAGAACCATAGTAAAATTTATAACAAAGCATCTTCCCTCGTACTGAGTCCTCAAACAAAAGTTTTTGATTTTAGTTCAGAGCCAGAGTCATTGCGTGAACAGTATGGCGATAACACGTTTGGAAAAGGCTGTCTGCTGGCACGTAGACTGGTAGAGGCCGGCTCAACGTTTATCGAAGTCCGTTCAAATGGCTGGGATAACCATGCCAACATCTCGGAAGTGATTACACCGATCTCACAACAAGTAGATACCGGGATGGCGGCGCTCATCTCTGATCTCAAAGATCGTGGTATGCTGGAACGAACTCTTGTAGTATGGATGGGTGAATTTGGTCGAACACCTAAAATCAATGCTCGTGGAGGCAGAGACCATTATCCACGCGTGTTCTCAGCTGCTATGGCCGGAGGCGGTGTGCAGGGGGGACAAGTCATTGGCTCATCAACCGCAAATGGCTCGGCTGTTCAGGATCGGCCGGTGAGTGTCGCCGATCTGTTCTGTTCGATTTGTCAGTCGTTAAAAGTTGATCCCAAGAAAGAAAACATGAGCCCACTGGGACGTCCGATGAAGATCGTCGATGGGGGCAAGGTCGTCACAGAGTTATTCTCCTGA
- a CDS encoding DUF1549 domain-containing protein, with product MTSFSVNRTTQIVCLFLFTLSVPLCHSSTFAATKSGSQSTKQQRVDEIATAQLVDELIEAELKKTNIQPAKLANDEDFLRRVTFDLAGRKPTSSEVILFGLDASPDKRKTIINDLLNSESYAVNWARYWRDVIYLRATDIRSRINQSEFVAWMTTQLDENKSWDQIATDLLTATGDVRENGSTALIFAHQGDPAELAAETSRIFLGIQIQCANCHDHPTDKWKRDSFHELAAFFPRVRVRPVRDAQRRSFQVVSVDQGSQYDRRLQMFKDPSPLFRAFDRNRDGKLTEAEVKRSRLARNFEQMLDRGDSNSDKALTIKEIKSIALPPNTRRATPEYLMPDLNDPTASGKVVHPVLFVGTKASPKGLKDLERRETLSKYLTSKSNPWFSRAIVNRMWAEMLGEGFYMPIDDIGPERSAVYPKVLETLADGFTASRYDLKWLYRTIANTRAYQRQMQAKKPEEIQAPFAAQSPTRLRGDQIFTAITQVFGVDDLQANRNLRDRYNRGNRTARSQFSNLFTFDPSTAQDEITGDVPQALFMMNSTTINGFLRSNQNTKLAQIARDYPKNSDAIHELYLLVLSREPSKTEMKVCQDYFKSTDHRNEALEDLMWSLLNSSEFITKR from the coding sequence ATGACGAGTTTTTCCGTAAATCGAACGACACAAATTGTTTGCCTTTTTCTATTTACATTGTCGGTCCCATTATGCCACTCTTCCACTTTTGCAGCAACAAAGAGTGGCTCACAATCGACCAAACAACAAAGAGTTGATGAAATCGCAACGGCACAGCTGGTTGACGAGCTGATTGAAGCAGAACTCAAAAAAACAAATATTCAGCCAGCGAAACTGGCCAATGATGAAGATTTTCTCCGCCGTGTGACCTTCGATTTGGCGGGAAGAAAACCAACTTCTTCTGAAGTGATCCTGTTTGGCCTGGATGCGAGTCCTGATAAACGAAAAACGATTATTAATGATCTACTTAATTCAGAAAGTTATGCCGTTAACTGGGCGCGGTATTGGCGCGATGTCATTTACCTCCGTGCGACAGACATTCGTTCCCGGATCAATCAGTCTGAGTTCGTAGCCTGGATGACAACTCAACTCGACGAAAATAAAAGCTGGGATCAAATTGCTACCGACTTGCTTACGGCTACTGGGGATGTTCGGGAAAATGGGAGTACCGCATTGATCTTCGCCCATCAAGGTGATCCCGCAGAATTGGCTGCTGAAACTTCACGCATCTTTTTGGGAATCCAGATTCAATGTGCGAACTGTCACGATCACCCCACCGACAAATGGAAACGAGACAGTTTCCATGAGCTGGCAGCTTTCTTCCCCCGTGTCCGGGTGCGTCCGGTTCGAGATGCTCAACGCCGCTCCTTCCAAGTTGTTTCGGTGGATCAAGGTAGCCAATATGATCGACGCTTGCAAATGTTCAAAGATCCCTCACCACTATTTAGAGCATTCGATCGTAACCGGGATGGCAAATTGACAGAGGCAGAAGTCAAACGATCTCGTTTAGCCAGAAATTTCGAGCAAATGCTTGATCGTGGAGATTCAAACTCAGATAAAGCACTGACGATCAAAGAAATTAAAAGCATTGCTCTACCACCCAATACACGACGTGCCACACCCGAATATCTGATGCCCGACTTAAATGATCCTACTGCTTCGGGTAAAGTTGTTCATCCTGTGTTATTTGTCGGAACAAAAGCCTCTCCTAAAGGGCTGAAAGATCTGGAACGACGGGAAACACTTTCAAAATATCTCACATCCAAATCGAATCCCTGGTTTTCCCGTGCCATAGTAAATCGTATGTGGGCCGAAATGCTGGGTGAAGGGTTTTATATGCCTATTGATGATATTGGACCGGAACGTAGTGCCGTTTATCCCAAAGTGTTAGAGACTCTGGCTGACGGATTCACGGCGAGCCGATACGACCTGAAATGGCTTTATCGTACGATCGCAAACACGCGTGCCTATCAGAGGCAAATGCAAGCCAAAAAACCAGAGGAAATCCAAGCTCCCTTTGCTGCCCAGTCTCCCACACGATTACGAGGCGATCAAATATTCACAGCGATCACTCAGGTATTCGGCGTGGATGACCTTCAGGCAAACCGTAATCTGAGAGATCGATATAATAGAGGAAATCGCACCGCCCGTAGTCAATTCAGTAATTTATTTACTTTTGATCCTTCAACCGCGCAGGATGAAATCACCGGTGATGTTCCTCAGGCACTGTTTATGATGAACTCCACAACCATCAATGGATTTCTGAGAAGTAACCAGAACACGAAGCTCGCTCAGATAGCCAGAGATTACCCGAAGAATTCAGATGCGATTCATGAACTCTATTTACTGGTACTTTCCAGAGAACCGAGCAAAACCGAAATGAAAGTCTGTCAGGATTATTTTAAATCAACTGATCACCGGAACGAAGCACTCGAAGATCTTATGTGGAGCCTGCTCAATTCCAGTGAATTTATCACGAAACGTTAA
- a CDS encoding iron chaperone, with the protein MQYDAKTPAEYMEMLDDDWRRETLSNLRAIIQSKAPTFDEGIQHKMLSYGDRRGPLFHLNAQKHYVSLYVGDAKKIDPDGSLLNGIDVGKGCIRFKKSVSVSETHIDEFVERAVELWNQGEKLGC; encoded by the coding sequence ATGCAATATGATGCAAAAACGCCTGCTGAATACATGGAAATGCTGGATGATGATTGGCGGCGAGAAACACTTTCGAACCTCCGAGCAATCATACAATCAAAAGCTCCAACTTTTGATGAGGGGATCCAACATAAAATGCTGAGTTACGGTGATCGCAGAGGTCCTCTGTTTCATCTTAATGCACAGAAACATTATGTCAGCCTTTATGTAGGTGATGCGAAAAAAATCGACCCTGACGGTAGCTTGCTCAATGGAATTGATGTGGGAAAAGGGTGCATCCGATTCAAAAAATCGGTGTCTGTTTCTGAGACGCACATCGATGAATTTGTGGAGCGCGCGGTCGAGTTGTGGAATCAAGGTGAAAAATTAGGATGTTAG
- a CDS encoding GntP family permease — MEQSTLVLLIIFSGVAIVIGGVLFFRLHAFLALLAAAICVGFLTPASQIEETSLRKNKLKLIEVDEENQKLQIEITKLGSIQPGMLLLIMGRDQPKFPLIPIAETEVKRVTAKFTETGKRIAIADLQIREGSASRLIKLDDFAITPTNYQAAIMQGKQSVGERVAAGFGSTCTKIGILIALAAIIGMCLLESGAAERIVRSSVNFVGEKLAPLAFMASGFLLAIPVFFDTVFYLLIPLGKAMRFRTGKNYLLYVLAIVTGGTMAHSLVPPTPGPLFVAEQLGVDIATMMIGGMIVGSVAALFGLGYAVMINKRCVLPFRDSADVTKEDLTKLAASRLEDLPALWLSLTPILLPVILIAGSTMLKFESIKNVCSPEIQSLILTLGNKNMALGIATVIALATLIRQKKSSLSELSTSIQASLSTGGVIILITAAGGAFGGVLQQTGVSDLIESLPQVSPLMLVTLAFLITTAIRSAQGSSTVAMITTVGILGGIAESTTLGFHPVYLALAIGCGSKPISWMNDSGFWVIGKMSGMTEGETLKYVTPMTALMGIVGFVIVLLGVQFFPMV; from the coding sequence ATGGAACAGAGCACTTTGGTATTACTTATCATTTTTTCAGGGGTGGCCATTGTCATTGGTGGTGTGCTCTTTTTTCGTTTACACGCATTTCTGGCCCTGTTAGCCGCGGCGATTTGTGTGGGATTTTTAACCCCTGCTTCACAAATTGAAGAGACATCACTGCGAAAAAATAAACTGAAATTGATTGAGGTCGATGAAGAGAATCAGAAGCTCCAAATTGAGATTACCAAATTGGGTTCTATCCAACCTGGAATGCTGCTGCTCATCATGGGGCGTGACCAACCGAAATTTCCGCTGATTCCGATTGCGGAAACTGAAGTCAAACGTGTTACTGCGAAATTTACTGAAACAGGCAAGCGAATTGCGATTGCCGACTTACAAATTCGTGAAGGTAGTGCAAGCCGTCTCATTAAACTGGATGATTTTGCTATTACGCCTACTAATTATCAGGCAGCGATTATGCAGGGGAAACAATCGGTAGGCGAGCGTGTGGCTGCTGGCTTTGGTTCCACGTGTACGAAAATTGGAATCTTAATCGCATTGGCTGCCATCATCGGAATGTGTTTATTGGAAAGTGGTGCTGCGGAACGTATTGTTCGTTCGTCAGTCAACTTTGTCGGAGAAAAACTGGCTCCGCTCGCGTTTATGGCCAGTGGATTTTTATTAGCAATACCAGTGTTCTTTGACACGGTTTTTTATCTATTGATACCATTGGGAAAGGCGATGCGTTTTCGAACTGGCAAGAATTATCTGCTCTATGTACTGGCAATTGTAACCGGTGGCACGATGGCTCATTCGCTGGTACCGCCTACACCCGGACCGTTGTTTGTGGCAGAACAGTTAGGTGTGGATATTGCTACAATGATGATCGGTGGGATGATCGTCGGTAGTGTCGCAGCGTTGTTTGGCCTGGGGTATGCCGTAATGATCAACAAACGCTGTGTCTTACCCTTCCGTGATTCTGCCGATGTGACTAAGGAAGATTTGACCAAACTGGCCGCAAGTCGACTGGAAGATCTACCGGCTCTGTGGTTGTCGCTCACCCCCATTCTGCTTCCCGTAATACTAATTGCTGGTTCCACGATGTTGAAATTCGAATCGATCAAAAATGTATGCTCCCCCGAGATACAATCACTGATCTTGACATTAGGAAATAAAAATATGGCACTCGGCATCGCTACAGTGATCGCACTCGCGACTCTGATTCGTCAGAAAAAGTCATCATTGTCAGAACTTTCGACCTCAATTCAGGCATCGTTGTCCACGGGAGGGGTGATTATTTTGATCACGGCTGCCGGTGGTGCGTTTGGTGGTGTGCTGCAACAAACGGGGGTCAGTGACCTGATCGAATCCCTGCCACAAGTTTCTCCCTTGATGCTGGTGACTTTGGCGTTTTTGATTACAACCGCCATTCGCAGTGCGCAGGGGTCGTCCACTGTCGCCATGATCACCACGGTTGGTATCTTAGGTGGTATTGCTGAATCTACGACTCTTGGGTTTCATCCGGTTTATCTGGCACTGGCGATAGGCTGTGGTTCCAAGCCGATCTCCTGGATGAATGACAGCGGATTCTGGGTCATCGGGAAAATGAGCGGCATGACCGAAGGAGAAACATTAAAATACGTTACTCCCATGACGGCGCTCATGGGCATTGTCGGGTTTGTCATCGTCTTATTGGGAGTACAGTTTTTCCCGATGGTTTGA